Proteins from one Homalodisca vitripennis isolate AUS2020 chromosome 3, UT_GWSS_2.1, whole genome shotgun sequence genomic window:
- the LOC124357455 gene encoding mitochondrial inner membrane protease subunit 1: MVFNELLKRVSKKCGQFILGTVRYGCIIHVVLEHLGDFVICSGPSMEPTLFTNDTILTEHVSPKLNNIKKGDIVVARSPTNPKQFICKRVTGVEGDKMCPGFISQVVVPRGHVWLEGDNRNNSSDSRNYGPVPVGLLRGRVLCIIWPFSHLALLTEHNEA, encoded by the exons ATGGTGTTTAACGAATTACTGAAACGAGTTTCTAAGAAGTGCGGCCAATTTATTCTTGGAACCGTGAGATATGGATGCATTATCCATGTTGTTCTTGAACACCTTGGAGATTTTGTCATT TGCTCAGGACCTTCGATGGAACCAACTCTATTCACAAATGACACAATTTTAACAGAACATGTGAGTCCaaaactgaataatataaaaaaaggagACATTGTGGTAGCAAGATCTCCAACAAATCCAAAGCAGTTTATTTGCAAGAGAGTGACAGGAGTTGAAGGGGACAAAATGTGTCCTGGTTTCATAAGTCAAGTCGTt gTTCCTCGAGGACATGTGTGGCTAGAAGGTGATAACCGCAATAATTCGTCTGACTCACGCAACTACGGCCCTGTTCCAGTTGGTCTACTACGTGGTCGTGTCCTCTGCATCATCTGGCCATTCTCTCACCTTGCGCTGCTCACAGAACACAACGAGGCATAA